In Candidatus Desulfofervidus auxilii, one genomic interval encodes:
- a CDS encoding conjugal transfer protein TraH has translation MLKRICSILVMLSIITAPIGVYADEMSNYMIDTLNNLSNLTPHAYEGQQRGYFIGGSLSTRIPNDVIQPFSYTPPQFHVGCNGIDVVMGGFSYLNFDYIVKKLQSILQAAPFLAFDIAIQTLCEQCRSAMNSAEHFSQLINKLNFSSCKSAEALVAALTPERIRRKIIAKTSAQKQKEGQEDGWWSALDNAIQNVNSAIDYYTGQYDAMVNGVNVNAIQPYNPSLIQNAASATGLGGVGVYLDFLRAVIGDVVAGEPIGGTNNTLFQPLDVAPCYTTFDADTIISDFLNGHYKKRSSSSGSQCEEVNMDTPVVDEIQNRLSDIYDTISSDGQLTQEQINLINASSIPVYSFLKLAYISNEPAVAQATIEEMGNLVATDVVYTAITRLTTGLHKALTQYKNFAGKEDLVGKKISDEKIDQMLTRIKELRKAMYWYWQDALDEFSDKYNSFLDKYRQEEAKVMNALQKTDLARSYQLQGILTK, from the coding sequence ATGTTAAAGAGAATATGTTCCATACTGGTAATGCTCAGTATTATCACCGCTCCCATTGGTGTATATGCTGATGAGATGAGTAACTACATGATAGATACCCTTAACAACCTATCAAATCTCACTCCTCATGCCTATGAAGGACAGCAGAGGGGCTATTTCATTGGCGGGTCGCTGTCCACACGCATCCCAAACGATGTGATTCAGCCGTTCAGCTATACCCCACCTCAATTCCACGTAGGATGTAACGGAATAGATGTTGTCATGGGTGGCTTCAGTTATCTTAACTTTGACTATATCGTCAAGAAACTGCAAAGTATTTTACAGGCTGCCCCGTTTCTGGCGTTTGACATAGCCATTCAGACGTTGTGCGAACAGTGCAGGAGTGCCATGAACTCTGCCGAGCACTTTTCCCAGCTGATAAATAAACTGAACTTCAGCAGCTGTAAATCAGCCGAGGCACTGGTAGCTGCCCTCACACCAGAAAGAATAAGGAGAAAAATCATTGCCAAAACATCCGCCCAGAAACAGAAAGAAGGGCAGGAAGATGGCTGGTGGAGTGCACTGGATAATGCCATTCAGAATGTCAACAGTGCCATAGACTATTATACAGGCCAGTATGATGCCATGGTGAATGGGGTAAACGTAAATGCTATCCAGCCATATAACCCCAGCCTCATTCAGAACGCAGCCAGTGCTACGGGCCTGGGCGGCGTGGGTGTATATTTAGACTTCTTGAGAGCCGTTATAGGTGATGTGGTAGCCGGGGAGCCAATTGGTGGAACCAATAACACACTGTTTCAGCCTCTTGATGTTGCTCCCTGCTACACCACTTTTGATGCAGATACCATAATATCGGACTTCCTGAATGGGCATTACAAGAAAAGAAGCAGCAGCTCTGGCAGTCAGTGTGAGGAAGTAAACATGGATACCCCTGTGGTTGATGAAATACAGAATAGACTGAGTGATATATATGATACAATCTCTTCCGATGGTCAGCTGACTCAGGAGCAAATAAACCTGATAAACGCATCTTCCATCCCGGTTTATTCCTTCTTGAAACTGGCATACATATCAAATGAACCTGCCGTGGCACAGGCCACAATTGAGGAAATGGGTAATCTTGTGGCTACAGATGTAGTCTATACGGCCATTACCAGGCTGACCACCGGGCTACACAAGGCACTCACCCAGTATAAGAACTTTGCCGGTAAGGAAGACCTGGTGGGAAAGAAAATTTCTGATGAGAAAATAGACCAGATGCTTACAAGAATTAAGGAACTGAGAAAAGCCATGTACTGGTACTGGCAGGATGCCCTGGATGAGTTCAGTGATAAATACAACAGTTTCCTGGACAAATACCGGCAGGAAGAGGCGAAAGTAATGAATGCACTGCAAAAAACTGACCTGGCACGCAGCTACCAGTTACAGGGAATTTTAACAAAATAA
- a CDS encoding conjugal transfer protein TraG N-terminal domain-containing protein — MRRKFFLFFLFCIFLPAQAGAEEVFTFGNGDFIHEIIQAVATYCGGGEFGTLLKLMAVLALFAGLIKGLIVQTQGRGDMLSEAFKTFLMVLLLYYICFVPKTSVIIRDELFNTQTQVDDVPWGLAFMASLTTSIEKSIAKAFDTVYSIPDDLKFTESGYNFGLLALEGTLHQGVINPYIQHNWSCYIADCVVPAVLTGNINEAQLSWENDILGSNVLQTHYANFFTTHYDPNDGSVTHPSCRDDYATIKQETINHINSEIAPYFARRVAGIGGAASQWVQADVMNRLGAAGSYFLTLAGSGQQILQQAVMMNVINEARTSVMAQYATDPTALQVAQAIANLQARYSLSTGAEMAKTYVPALRRILEGIIYGIFPIIIAIAFVPFFRNALLKSYFYLFFWLIWWSPIFSVINLIVTTRGRSILSAYDGFFCLGNINPLANGFIDLVGVAGNLLWAVPILSFFIATGSVYAAVAGFRSLGAHVQALSHSAGVSTSPTPAGTSTMTRTGSELTTRETGGLMGLSWREMGQATARVSPMTMQGAFQRMYGMGTDWSGKVGNYAHSAGMGQSLGMGTGEIAGETTRGKLFGTLGAYHEAYTNGFRGSFTEFNKEMSNIATQTNFASARSVQNAANNSPFYQGNTQRLLQDQANFQMQRTATMLTTMREQGYSPETVGTALGGIRALENIASTDWAKQAGLRSVYTKKAGELYNELSKMTIRQALTDIAEKGSITPETQQILHNIAASPIGRAQLAAQGIGDRIIKPEEAKNVAMWLQSQGVDVSAKDLEGATAQMNVWTDKSGNIHMGFLATRKGKTVAEYDTKTTETGDVAKIHDREIQYTGGLQTTYSPAQSAAYNLFTGMLKGMGMNEAQAERYAAKAVASGWGSIRDARQIGALTNPAVAVAATALQGIDIANKVITDPDYKMVGNPMTAIKNMVTGKVATKINEVSDKAAGKLMNAPVVKEYRDMGEKLGEAVRNNDVKTVAQMHGWSEKQAQEYINTVHQHWDNALIKGKETQSFDFSDSMRILFPSNSQLLDFNKTKLPGTISRRRPHGG, encoded by the coding sequence ATGCGCAGGAAATTTTTCTTATTCTTTTTATTTTGTATTTTCCTTCCGGCACAGGCCGGGGCTGAGGAAGTATTCACCTTCGGCAATGGGGATTTCATTCATGAAATCATCCAGGCAGTGGCCACCTACTGCGGAGGCGGTGAATTCGGAACACTGCTGAAATTGATGGCCGTGCTGGCCCTGTTTGCCGGTCTTATAAAGGGACTGATTGTTCAGACCCAGGGAAGAGGCGACATGCTCTCTGAAGCCTTCAAGACCTTTCTTATGGTGCTCCTTCTTTACTATATCTGCTTTGTGCCAAAGACCAGCGTAATTATCCGGGATGAACTATTCAATACACAGACCCAGGTGGATGATGTCCCATGGGGACTGGCGTTCATGGCCTCGCTCACCACCTCCATTGAGAAATCCATTGCAAAGGCGTTTGATACTGTTTATAGCATCCCGGATGACCTGAAGTTTACCGAATCAGGATATAATTTCGGTCTGCTTGCACTTGAAGGTACACTGCATCAGGGTGTGATCAATCCCTACATTCAGCATAACTGGTCTTGCTATATAGCTGACTGTGTGGTACCGGCTGTCCTTACCGGAAATATCAATGAGGCACAACTGTCCTGGGAAAATGATATACTCGGAAGTAACGTGCTCCAGACCCATTATGCCAATTTCTTTACAACACATTACGACCCAAATGACGGGTCGGTAACACACCCCAGCTGCCGTGATGACTACGCCACCATCAAGCAGGAAACTATAAACCACATAAACAGCGAGATTGCCCCCTATTTTGCCAGAAGAGTAGCGGGCATAGGGGGTGCAGCCAGTCAGTGGGTACAGGCCGATGTAATGAACAGGCTCGGTGCTGCCGGAAGTTACTTCCTTACCCTTGCAGGCAGCGGTCAACAGATACTCCAGCAGGCAGTCATGATGAATGTGATTAACGAGGCAAGAACATCGGTCATGGCCCAGTATGCCACCGACCCCACAGCACTTCAGGTGGCACAGGCCATCGCAAACCTGCAGGCAAGATACTCACTCTCCACCGGTGCAGAAATGGCCAAGACATATGTGCCTGCACTCAGGAGAATACTTGAGGGAATAATCTATGGCATATTCCCCATTATTATCGCCATAGCCTTCGTTCCCTTCTTCAGGAATGCTCTGTTGAAATCTTACTTCTATCTGTTTTTCTGGCTGATATGGTGGTCACCCATATTCAGTGTAATCAATCTCATCGTTACCACCAGGGGAAGGAGTATTCTCAGCGCCTATGATGGATTCTTCTGTCTGGGAAACATCAACCCACTGGCAAATGGTTTTATTGACCTGGTGGGTGTGGCCGGGAATCTGCTCTGGGCTGTACCCATACTATCATTTTTTATTGCCACAGGCAGTGTTTACGCTGCTGTGGCCGGGTTTCGCAGCCTTGGAGCTCACGTGCAGGCACTATCTCACAGTGCCGGTGTCTCAACTTCTCCAACTCCAGCAGGCACAAGCACCATGACCCGCACGGGCAGCGAGCTTACAACAAGAGAGACAGGAGGGCTTATGGGTCTGTCCTGGAGGGAGATGGGTCAGGCAACGGCCAGGGTAAGTCCCATGACCATGCAGGGGGCCTTCCAGAGAATGTATGGAATGGGTACTGACTGGAGTGGAAAGGTGGGAAACTATGCGCACAGTGCAGGCATGGGCCAGAGCCTGGGAATGGGAACAGGGGAAATTGCCGGAGAGACAACCAGGGGGAAATTGTTTGGAACGCTGGGAGCTTACCACGAAGCTTACACCAATGGTTTCAGAGGCAGCTTCACAGAGTTTAATAAAGAAATGAGTAATATAGCCACTCAAACCAACTTTGCCAGTGCCAGGTCTGTTCAGAATGCGGCAAATAACTCCCCGTTCTATCAGGGCAACACCCAGCGCCTGCTGCAGGACCAGGCAAACTTTCAAATGCAACGGACAGCCACTATGCTGACCACCATGAGAGAACAGGGATACAGCCCCGAAACTGTTGGAACGGCTCTTGGAGGAATACGGGCACTGGAAAATATAGCCAGCACCGACTGGGCAAAACAGGCAGGACTCAGGAGTGTCTACACCAAAAAGGCAGGTGAACTTTACAATGAACTTTCCAAGATGACCATTCGTCAGGCACTCACAGATATAGCGGAAAAAGGAAGTATTACTCCTGAAACACAGCAGATATTACACAACATAGCAGCCAGTCCCATAGGACGTGCCCAGCTTGCCGCTCAGGGAATAGGAGATAGGATAATTAAACCAGAGGAAGCAAAAAATGTGGCCATGTGGTTACAGAGCCAGGGAGTGGATGTCAGTGCAAAAGACCTTGAGGGTGCCACGGCTCAGATGAATGTCTGGACAGATAAAAGTGGAAACATACATATGGGATTTCTGGCAACCAGGAAAGGTAAGACAGTGGCGGAGTATGATACTAAAACAACTGAAACCGGTGATGTGGCTAAAATTCATGATAGGGAAATTCAATACACTGGTGGTCTTCAAACAACTTACAGTCCTGCTCAGTCAGCAGCGTATAATCTCTTCACAGGAATGCTCAAAGGTATGGGCATGAACGAGGCTCAAGCAGAGAGATATGCTGCTAAAGCAGTGGCATCGGGATGGGGAAGTATAAGAGACGCAAGACAAATTGGAGCTCTTACAAATCCCGCAGTTGCTGTCGCTGCTACAGCATTACAGGGAATCGATATTGCCAACAAGGTCATAACCGACCCTGATTACAAAATGGTAGGAAATCCAATGACAGCCATAAAAAATATGGTGACCGGAAAAGTAGCTACAAAAATAAATGAAGTCTCAGATAAAGCTGCTGGTAAACTCATGAACGCCCCTGTAGTAAAAGAATACAGGGATATGGGCGAAAAACTTGGTGAGGCTGTTAGAAATAATGATGTTAAAACAGTAGCTCAAATGCACGGCTGGTCTGAAAAACAAGCTCAGGAGTATATTAACACTGTGCATCAACATTGGGATAACGCTCTCATCAAAGGAAAGGAAACACAAAGCTTTGATTTCAGTGATTCCATGAGGATTTTATTCCCTTCCAACTCACAGCTGCTGGACTTCAACAAAACCAAACTTCCAGGAACTATATCAAGGAGAAGACCCCACGGAGGTTAA
- a CDS encoding radical SAM protein → MDWQITSGCNRKCQYCYGPQIEYEISTKEAFKIVDIFEEIGVKVVGITGGEPLLRTDIIDIIKYIKSKNMAVCLSTNCDLYKKYRKLILEFVDAAGIPVDGSSENIHDLLKGKGNFASVMYALKDIYENSNIRFRIGTVITTQNYFDLKNIELILSKFEDKIVYWKLYEYIIYSLKSQSKSLTVEKSIYLNYIHNLGEYFPKHKIIFDTLEKRHCSYFLIKPNGDVFLPFLNKAPSDEYIVGNLLTDGPEDVVNNWKEHVDHKEYAKPYRCIFRSDEELKCRFLGCEGT, encoded by the coding sequence GTGGATTGGCAGATAACCTCTGGGTGTAATAGAAAATGCCAATATTGTTATGGGCCACAAATAGAGTATGAGATATCTACTAAAGAAGCTTTTAAAATTGTTGATATTTTTGAAGAAATAGGTGTTAAAGTTGTTGGGATAACGGGTGGAGAACCTTTGTTGAGGACTGATATTATAGATATTATAAAATATATTAAAAGCAAAAATATGGCAGTGTGCTTGTCTACGAATTGTGATTTATACAAAAAATATAGGAAATTGATTCTAGAATTTGTAGATGCCGCTGGGATACCTGTAGATGGTTCAAGTGAAAATATACACGATTTACTAAAAGGAAAAGGAAATTTTGCCTCTGTGATGTATGCATTAAAAGACATATACGAGAATAGTAATATAAGATTTAGGATAGGCACAGTAATCACAACCCAGAATTATTTTGATCTAAAAAATATAGAGCTAATTTTAAGTAAATTTGAAGATAAGATAGTATATTGGAAACTCTATGAATATATTATATATTCTTTAAAATCTCAGAGTAAATCTCTAACGGTGGAAAAATCTATATATTTAAATTATATTCATAATTTAGGAGAATATTTCCCAAAACACAAGATAATTTTCGACACTCTTGAGAAAAGACACTGCAGCTATTTTCTAATAAAGCCAAATGGTGACGTCTTTCTTCCATTTTTAAATAAAGCTCCTTCTGATGAATATATAGTTGGCAATCTTCTTACGGATGGCCCTGAGGATGTTGTAAATAATTGGAAAGAACATGTTGATCATAAAGAATACGCGAAACCATATAGATGTATTTTTAGGAGTGATGAGGAACTTAAGTGTAGATTTCTTGGATGTGAAGGGACATAA
- a CDS encoding DUF1599 domain-containing protein: MNGKMETLKYFDNIMKVCKELFLKKNKDYGSSWLVLRWESLIDQIWIKMKRIRRLEETSDKKLIPEGRDVEYIGVINYSIIALIRLWYKDELPNPNEIVNKGKIVEINEEKLSKFYDNIVNKVEDLLIKKNHDYGEAWRDMEITSITDQIFVKLFRCKKILENGKLEVSEGLEAQFSDIINYAVFALIKLQMQGEEKRNH, encoded by the coding sequence ATGAATGGAAAAATGGAAACTCTAAAGTACTTTGATAACATCATGAAAGTTTGCAAAGAGTTATTTCTAAAGAAAAATAAAGATTATGGATCATCATGGTTAGTGCTAAGATGGGAATCACTAATAGATCAGATATGGATTAAAATGAAAAGAATTAGAAGATTAGAGGAAACTTCAGACAAAAAGCTCATTCCTGAAGGTAGGGATGTAGAATATATAGGGGTCATAAATTATTCCATAATTGCTTTAATAAGACTATGGTACAAAGATGAACTACCAAACCCTAATGAAATTGTAAACAAAGGTAAAATAGTTGAAATTAATGAAGAAAAACTCTCAAAATTCTATGATAATATTGTAAATAAAGTTGAAGATCTTTTAATAAAAAAGAATCATGATTACGGAGAAGCTTGGCGAGACATGGAAATCACATCAATAACAGATCAAATCTTTGTGAAATTATTTAGATGTAAAAAGATTTTAGAAAATGGCAAATTAGAGGTTTCAGAAGGTTTAGAAGCACAATTCAGTGATATTATTAATTATGCTGTTTTTGCTCTAATCAAACTTCAGATGCAGGGGGAAGAAAAACGAAACCATTAG
- a CDS encoding tyrosine-type recombinase/integrase produces the protein MKQSIKISKNPSGRITVAFSYNPTHVAKVKTIEGYKWHLKEKYWSFPYSDGVIDRILSIFKGEKTELDPTLQVTKKRLKTEINFEDLRRKLTLAALEMLREYWKKFEPSSKWLFPGNRSNQHLHSRSVQKIFTNACKKAGITKEVSVHSLRHSFATHLLESGVDLRYIQEILGHKSNKTTEIYTHVSTKNLSNIRNPLDNILDKKRGDES, from the coding sequence ATGAAGCAGTCAATAAAAATCAGTAAGAATCCATCGGGCAGGATAACTGTGGCCTTTTCATATAACCCCACTCATGTTGCAAAGGTAAAAACCATTGAGGGTTACAAATGGCATCTAAAAGAAAAATACTGGAGTTTCCCATATTCAGATGGGGTTATCGATAGAATTCTATCTATCTTTAAAGGCGAAAAAACCGAGCTTGATCCTACCCTGCAAGTTACCAAAAAGAGACTGAAAACAGAAATCAATTTTGAAGACTTGAGGAGAAAACTCACCTTAGCCGCCCTGGAAATGTTGAGAGAGTATTGGAAAAAGTTTGAACCTTCCTCTAAGTGGTTATTTCCTGGTAATAGGTCAAATCAACACCTTCATTCTAGAAGTGTCCAGAAGATTTTTACCAATGCCTGCAAGAAAGCAGGGATAACAAAGGAGGTCTCGGTTCACTCTTTGAGACACAGCTTTGCTACGCATCTATTGGAAAGCGGAGTCGATCTCCGATATATCCAGGAAATTCTGGGTCACAAAAGCAATAAAACAACCGAGATTTATACTCATGTCTCAACTAAGAACCTTTCAAATATCAGAAATCCTCTGGATAACATCTTAGATAAAAAAAGAGGTGATGAGTCATGA
- a CDS encoding TraM recognition domain-containing protein, with amino-acid sequence MHCIFVSVHHPACLPVGRHGRRAGTDRSVSGDVRIKNQSRILGFIANLSKGKIGENTSRLLGSMLITQIELSALSRVDKGEEERRPFYLYVDEFQNFLTLSFTNILSEARKYGLCLILSHQYIDQLDENIREAIFGNVGTIISFRIGAKDAKYLAREFYPTFSETNFINLPNYHIYLKLMINGVTSQAFSATTLPLPGKKAHFKWEIIKRSRVRYGRPKEEVERDIYLRRHSKLIIGQKDSFS; translated from the coding sequence TTGCATTGCATTTTTGTAAGTGTTCACCACCCCGCCTGCCTGCCTGTCGGCAGACATGGCCGTCGGGCAGGGACAGACAGGTCTGTGAGCGGAGATGTTAGAATAAAAAATCAATCGCGGATTTTGGGCTTTATTGCAAATCTTTCAAAGGGAAAGATTGGTGAGAATACATCAAGGCTTTTAGGCTCAATGCTTATTACCCAGATTGAACTCTCTGCCCTCTCTAGGGTAGATAAGGGGGAAGAGGAAAGGAGGCCATTTTACCTCTATGTAGATGAGTTTCAAAACTTTTTGACCCTTTCATTTACCAATATTCTTTCTGAGGCAAGAAAATATGGCCTTTGTCTAATTCTTTCCCATCAATACATTGATCAATTAGATGAGAATATAAGGGAGGCCATATTTGGAAACGTAGGCACTATTATCTCATTTAGGATAGGGGCAAAGGATGCTAAGTATCTGGCCAGGGAGTTTTATCCTACCTTTAGTGAGACTAATTTTATCAACCTTCCAAATTATCACATCTATTTAAAACTTATGATAAATGGGGTTACATCTCAAGCATTCTCTGCCACTACCCTTCCCTTACCAGGAAAGAAGGCCCATTTTAAATGGGAGATTATTAAAAGATCAAGGGTTAGATATGGAAGGCCAAAAGAAGAGGTAGAAAGGGATATTTATTTAAGAAGGCATTCCAAACTAATTATAGGCCAAAAAGATTCATTTTCTTAA
- a CDS encoding PH domain-containing protein, which translates to MSIWLKDIEDITCKYGIFGRIFGFGDLIIESAGPYGRMESKGMPGPKKIKWKIEEKIALLKNKH; encoded by the coding sequence ATGTCCATCTGGCTTAAAGATATTGAAGATATTACCTGCAAATATGGGATATTTGGAAGGATCTTTGGCTTTGGTGACCTTATTATTGAGTCAGCCGGGCCCTATGGAAGGATGGAGTCTAAGGGGATGCCAGGGCCAAAAAAGATTAAGTGGAAGATAGAAGAAAAAATTGCTCTACTAAAAAATAAACACTAG
- a CDS encoding thermonuclease family protein, producing MNREKVKLRLIGIDTPEKFSSKKLECEAAECQVSLGYMKSLGQMVTHYAKTLLHRGQKVKLVIYDRGYYGRALTLIYLPDGTCYNERIVADGYACVYKYRGHKSRELPWDEWFRLNQLLEEVKENRRGLWEGNYKVMECLCR from the coding sequence ATGAACAGAGAAAAAGTCAAGTTACGTCTTATTGGAATAGACACCCCAGAAAAATTCAGCAGCAAAAAGCTTGAATGTGAAGCAGCAGAATGTCAGGTTAGTCTGGGCTACATGAAAAGCTTAGGCCAGATGGTCACGCACTATGCAAAGACTCTCTTGCACAGAGGCCAGAAGGTCAAATTGGTCATCTACGATCGTGGATACTACGGTAGGGCCCTGACTTTGATATACCTCCCTGACGGCACCTGCTACAACGAGCGCATTGTGGCCGATGGTTATGCGTGCGTTTACAAATACCGCGGCCACAAAAGCAGGGAGTTACCCTGGGATGAGTGGTTCAGGCTTAACCAGCTGCTTGAAGAGGTAAAGGAAAACAGGCGGGGGCTGTGGGAGGGGAACTATAAGGTGATGGAATGTTTATGCAGATAG
- the hxsD gene encoding His-Xaa-Ser system protein HxsD, translating to MIKDIIIKIEDNKLLIVLKKELYEKDAVFSAAYKFTDKCVILIEPIDPFSIGVYFKPKSDPKDVDLEKIAEDYCNEVLDQQIRLDLEKRYGNIRELIVRHAFLPISNLKDKIEIE from the coding sequence ATGATCAAGGATATTATCATTAAAATTGAAGACAATAAACTTTTGATTGTGCTAAAAAAAGAACTTTATGAAAAAGATGCAGTTTTTTCAGCTGCTTATAAGTTTACAGACAAGTGTGTAATATTAATCGAACCTATAGATCCATTTTCAATCGGTGTTTATTTTAAGCCTAAATCCGACCCAAAAGATGTTGATTTAGAAAAAATTGCCGAGGATTACTGCAATGAAGTGCTAGACCAACAAATTCGTCTTGATCTAGAAAAAAGGTATGGCAACATAAGAGAACTAATAGTAAGACACGCATTTTTACCAATTTCTAATCTGAAAGATAAAATCGAAATTGAATGA
- a CDS encoding radical SAM protein — MSNKYPYQILPFKHVRFNDHELLLVNEAGDFYFISIDDFDKFIGYGLPKKNDVFLDLKSNHFLIDTNIAEVIDLLSTKYRTRKRFLNQFTSLHMMVITYRCNHKCRYCQVSSEDSGSYRWDMSPETARRIVDYIFCSPSDEIKIEFQGGEPLLNWETVKETIEYAEQKNKKSRKALEFVVSTNLTLIDRNKLDYLKFHNVYISTSLDGPKSIHDKNRLLRTGGSSYDLFIKKLELTRNILGPDKVSALMTTTKDNLYRITDVVDEC, encoded by the coding sequence ATGAGTAACAAATATCCTTACCAAATCCTTCCTTTCAAGCATGTGAGATTTAATGACCATGAATTACTGCTTGTTAATGAAGCTGGGGATTTTTATTTTATAAGCATTGATGATTTTGACAAATTCATTGGATATGGACTCCCCAAAAAGAATGACGTTTTTCTAGACTTAAAATCAAATCATTTTTTAATTGACACAAATATTGCAGAAGTAATAGACCTTTTATCTACAAAATATAGGACAAGAAAAAGATTTTTAAACCAATTTACTTCTCTTCATATGATGGTAATTACGTATAGATGTAATCATAAATGTAGATATTGTCAGGTATCGAGCGAAGACTCTGGTTCGTACAGATGGGATATGTCACCAGAAACAGCTAGAAGAATAGTCGATTATATATTTTGTTCTCCTTCAGATGAAATCAAAATTGAATTTCAAGGAGGAGAACCTTTATTAAATTGGGAAACTGTAAAAGAAACTATTGAATATGCTGAACAAAAAAATAAGAAAAGTAGAAAAGCTCTCGAATTTGTTGTCTCTACTAATCTTACTCTGATTGATAGAAATAAACTTGATTATTTGAAATTTCATAATGTCTATATATCCACATCTTTAGATGGGCCTAAAAGTATTCATGACAAAAATAGATTACTCAGGACAGGTGGTAGTAGTTATGATTTGTTTATTAAAAAATTAGAGCTTACCAGAAACATTTTAGGACCTGATAAAGTATCTGCTCTTATGACCACCACAAAAGATAATTTATATAGAATAACTGATGTCGTTGATGAATGTTAA
- the istB gene encoding IS21-like element helper ATPase IstB, whose protein sequence is METERIKEQLKRLSLYRIAEIFEEEAAKASKVKTSYIGFLARLVEEEVLAKTDRSINARIAKAKFPQIKTIEGFDFSFQPSIPEAFIKELAELSFIGKAENVLFLGPPGVGKTHLSIALGLKACEKRKRVLFTYANELIEQLMAARVNGSFGKKLQILGRLELLIIDELGYLPINKEGANLFFQLISKRYEKGSIIISSNKPFEEWGEIFCDDVIASAILDRLLHHSHIIAINGPSYRTKEKMGATSNN, encoded by the coding sequence ATGGAAACAGAAAGAATAAAAGAACAACTTAAAAGACTCTCACTCTATCGTATAGCAGAGATATTTGAAGAAGAAGCAGCAAAGGCTTCAAAGGTAAAAACAAGTTATATTGGATTTTTGGCCCGGCTTGTGGAAGAAGAAGTTTTGGCAAAGACAGATCGTTCTATCAATGCAAGGATAGCTAAGGCAAAATTTCCACAAATAAAGACCATAGAGGGATTTGACTTTTCCTTTCAACCTTCTATTCCAGAGGCCTTCATTAAAGAATTGGCAGAATTAAGTTTTATAGGAAAGGCAGAAAATGTGCTTTTTCTTGGTCCCCCTGGAGTAGGAAAGACTCATCTATCTATTGCCTTGGGTCTTAAGGCTTGTGAGAAAAGGAAAAGAGTACTTTTTACCTACGCCAATGAACTTATTGAGCAACTTATGGCTGCTAGAGTAAATGGTTCATTTGGGAAGAAGCTTCAAATTTTAGGTCGTCTTGAACTGCTTATTATAGATGAACTTGGTTATTTACCCATAAACAAGGAAGGGGCTAATCTATTTTTTCAGCTTATTAGTAAGAGGTATGAAAAGGGGTCTATTATAATCAGCTCAAACAAACCTTTTGAAGAATGGGGAGAAATATTTTGTGATGATGTAATTGCCTCAGCGATACTTGACAGGCTTTTGCATCATAGTCATATTATTGCCATTAATGGCCCTAGTTATAGAACAAAGGAGAAAATGGGAGCTACGAGTAATAACTAA